In Fervidobacterium thailandense, the genomic window CGGAACTCAGAAGGATCCTCGTATATGCGTTTAACAATGACCCCTCCGTTTTCTGGACGTCCCCCGATGTTTCTGACTAACTCTTGAAAAACTGGAACCTTTCTTCTGTAAGGTTCACCACGCTCCGTACGGGTCGTTTCCGAATTCGCGATGTTCGTGGAGATTATCTCTATTCTCAATCTTTGCGCCGACAACCCTGTCGCGGAGATACCAAGGATGTTGAATTCACTCTGCATAGCTCTCAAAACCTCCGAAGAAATTCACAACAAGCTTATCTGACGTTCCTGATGACGGTGTTGTACCTGTCGATGTTCGCACTCATCAACCTCGCCAATGTCTGGTATCTGAGCGCATCCTTAACCATCTCGGTGATCTCCATATCTATATCGACGTTGTTTTTATCGTTCGTTATCGATGTACTCTTCTGGGTTACCTGCTTTGCCGTAACAACCCTCGTGGCCGGTGGTAGGTGCTTCTCGTGTGTTGTGGAAAGTTTCAACTTCATTTGAGATTCCTGGAGGTATTCTTCGAAAGCGATGTACTTTCTTTTGTAGCCCGGTGTTTCGGCGTTGGCGATATTTTGCGCGTGCAGTTC contains:
- the flgC gene encoding flagellar basal body rod protein FlgC, giving the protein MQSEFNILGISATGLSAQRLRIEIISTNIANSETTRTERGEPYRRKVPVFQELVRNIGGRPENGGVIVKRIYEDPSEFRIVYDPTHPDADENGYVRLPNVNIVREMVDMINAQRAYEANAMAINTTKAMITAALQIGR
- the flgB gene encoding flagellar basal body rod protein FlgB; translated protein: MFNSNFDTLKTALDVQLKRQELHAQNIANAETPGYKRKYIAFEEYLQESQMKLKLSTTHEKHLPPATRVVTAKQVTQKSTSITNDKNNVDIDMEITEMVKDALRYQTLARLMSANIDRYNTVIRNVR